The Corynebacterium pseudopelargi genome contains a region encoding:
- a CDS encoding OB-fold protein, with amino-acid sequence MYSASQEPKIPPYKKKGFWLIAAPVLVFFVMLMGGNKDVDSDKASKTEAALATAEAQVNQDPSAEPVSVEEAIIPVTADELIAEYSSNELRADEKWKGKTLEVSGVVRNVTDILRSKAVNIEGTDSWDLHFVSCELDPEDLESAKMLNKGDQVTVRGKNSGYNQVSVNIDHCEILGVPAAQ; translated from the coding sequence ATGTACTCAGCTTCGCAAGAGCCCAAGATCCCGCCGTACAAAAAGAAGGGCTTCTGGCTCATCGCAGCTCCAGTTTTGGTCTTTTTTGTCATGCTGATGGGTGGCAATAAGGATGTCGACAGCGATAAAGCGTCAAAGACAGAAGCTGCGCTTGCGACCGCTGAGGCGCAGGTGAACCAAGATCCTAGCGCTGAACCTGTATCGGTTGAAGAGGCAATCATTCCGGTAACCGCCGACGAGCTGATCGCTGAATATTCAAGTAATGAATTAAGAGCGGACGAAAAATGGAAGGGCAAAACCCTTGAAGTGTCCGGTGTGGTGCGAAACGTTACTGATATTTTGCGAAGCAAAGCCGTGAATATCGAGGGCACCGATAGTTGGGATCTGCATTTCGTCTCCTGCGAGTTGGATCCCGAAGATCTTGAATCCGCGAAGATGCTTAACAAGGGGGATCAAGTGACTGTACGCGGAAAAAACAGCGGCTATAACCAAGTAAGTGTCAATATCGACCACTGCGAAATTCTTGGAGTGCCTGCAG
- the leuS gene encoding leucine--tRNA ligase encodes MTTPSENSQGPAYRYNAELANSLERTWQQRWVAEGTFNAPNPVGDLAPADPAELEKEKLFVQDMFPYPSGAGLHVGHPLGYIATDVFARFNRQLGKNVLHTLGYDAFGLPAEQYAIQTGTHPRATTMANIENMRRQLDALGLGHDRRRSVATTDPEFYKWTQWIFLQIFNSWFDTKQQKARPIDELVPLLESGEVETPGEVPFAQLDEVARRDVIDSFRLVYRSESMVNWCPGLGTVLANEEVTADGRSERGNFPVFRKKLSQWMMRITAYSDRLIDDLDTLDWPEKVKSMQRNWIGRSRGAEVHFDAAGHRITVFTTRPDTLFGASYLVLAPEHELVDALLTQAPDAYQEAPAKWTYGEDSPAAAVAAYRKAIAAKSDVERQENKKKTGVFLGVYATNPVNGEQLPVFIGDYVLAGYGTGAVMAVPAHDERDHEFALEFDLPLLEVVAGGEVTKEAFTGEGEVINSANDEGLDINGLNKAEAKKAVNQWLEQRGAGEEKIQYKLRDWLFARQRYWGEPFPVVYDEHGHAHALPESMLPVELPEVEDYKPVSFEPDDADSEPQPPLAKASDWVTVELDLGDGLKTYTRDTNVMPQWAGSSWYQLRYIDPNNTQAFCDIENERYWTGPRGENDPGGVDLYVGGVEHAVLHLLYSRFWHKVLFDLGFVTSSEPYRKLFNQGYIQAYAYTDARGVYVPAAEVEQREGKFFYQGEEVFQEYGKMGKSLKNSVSPDEICRDYGADTLRVYEMAMGPLDTSRPWATKDVIGAHRFLQRLWRLVVSENSGELVLSDAELTQEDLKQLHRTIAGVREDYTELRINTVVAKCIEYVNYLTKTYPNGAPREAVEPLVIMIAAVAPHIAEELWHRLGNSGSVAFAPFPDFDEQWLKDDEVEMPVQINGKVRSRIMVPADASQEQIIEIALANEAVAAHTEGKEVFKTIVVPGRMVNLVVK; translated from the coding sequence ATGACTACACCTTCCGAGAACTCCCAAGGACCCGCCTACCGCTACAATGCCGAGCTCGCGAATTCGCTGGAGCGCACCTGGCAGCAGCGTTGGGTGGCCGAAGGTACCTTCAACGCGCCGAATCCGGTGGGCGATCTGGCCCCGGCAGACCCTGCGGAGTTGGAGAAGGAAAAGCTCTTCGTCCAGGACATGTTCCCCTACCCTTCCGGCGCGGGCCTGCACGTGGGACACCCGCTGGGCTACATTGCCACGGACGTCTTTGCGCGTTTTAACCGCCAACTGGGCAAGAATGTGCTGCACACGCTGGGCTATGATGCCTTCGGCCTGCCCGCCGAGCAGTACGCGATTCAGACGGGCACCCACCCGCGTGCCACCACGATGGCCAATATTGAGAACATGCGCCGTCAGCTCGATGCGCTGGGTCTGGGGCATGATCGCCGCCGTAGCGTTGCCACCACGGATCCTGAATTTTATAAGTGGACGCAGTGGATTTTCCTGCAGATCTTTAATTCTTGGTTCGATACCAAGCAGCAGAAGGCTCGCCCCATCGATGAGCTGGTTCCCTTGCTCGAATCCGGTGAGGTCGAAACCCCCGGCGAAGTACCTTTTGCACAATTAGATGAGGTCGCGCGCCGCGATGTGATTGACTCCTTCCGCCTGGTCTACCGCAGTGAATCCATGGTGAACTGGTGCCCCGGCCTGGGCACGGTGCTGGCCAACGAGGAGGTCACCGCCGATGGTCGCTCGGAGCGCGGCAATTTCCCGGTGTTCCGCAAGAAGCTCTCGCAGTGGATGATGCGCATCACCGCCTACTCGGATCGCCTGATCGATGACCTCGACACTCTCGATTGGCCCGAGAAGGTCAAGAGCATGCAGCGCAACTGGATCGGCCGTTCCCGCGGCGCCGAGGTCCACTTTGACGCCGCCGGACACCGCATCACCGTATTCACCACCCGCCCGGATACCCTCTTCGGAGCCTCCTACCTCGTGCTTGCACCCGAGCATGAGCTTGTCGACGCCCTCCTGACCCAGGCACCCGACGCCTACCAGGAGGCGCCAGCGAAGTGGACCTATGGCGAGGACTCCCCCGCTGCCGCCGTGGCCGCCTACCGCAAAGCCATTGCCGCGAAATCCGATGTAGAGCGCCAAGAAAACAAGAAAAAGACTGGTGTGTTCTTAGGCGTGTACGCCACCAACCCAGTCAATGGTGAACAACTGCCCGTGTTCATTGGCGACTACGTCTTGGCTGGCTATGGCACCGGCGCTGTGATGGCCGTGCCCGCCCACGACGAGCGCGACCACGAATTTGCCCTCGAATTCGACCTCCCCCTGCTCGAAGTAGTAGCTGGAGGCGAAGTGACCAAAGAAGCCTTCACTGGCGAAGGCGAAGTGATCAACTCCGCCAATGACGAAGGCCTGGATATCAACGGCCTGAACAAGGCAGAAGCCAAGAAGGCTGTGAATCAATGGCTAGAGCAGCGCGGCGCCGGCGAGGAGAAAATCCAGTACAAGCTGCGCGATTGGCTCTTTGCCCGCCAGCGCTACTGGGGCGAACCCTTCCCCGTGGTCTACGACGAGCACGGCCATGCCCATGCGCTGCCCGAGTCCATGCTGCCCGTGGAATTGCCGGAGGTAGAAGATTATAAGCCGGTGAGCTTCGAGCCCGATGATGCCGACTCTGAGCCGCAGCCACCTTTGGCAAAGGCAAGCGATTGGGTCACGGTTGAGCTGGATCTTGGCGATGGCCTCAAAACCTACACTCGCGATACCAACGTGATGCCGCAGTGGGCCGGTTCCTCTTGGTACCAACTGCGCTATATCGATCCCAATAACACCCAGGCCTTCTGCGATATTGAAAATGAGCGCTACTGGACTGGTCCGCGTGGCGAAAATGATCCCGGTGGCGTGGACCTTTATGTCGGCGGCGTGGAGCACGCCGTGCTGCACCTGCTCTACTCGCGCTTCTGGCACAAGGTGCTCTTCGACCTGGGCTTCGTCACATCCAGCGAGCCCTATCGCAAGCTCTTCAACCAGGGCTATATCCAGGCCTACGCCTACACGGATGCCCGCGGCGTGTATGTCCCGGCTGCAGAGGTAGAACAGCGCGAGGGCAAATTCTTCTACCAGGGCGAAGAAGTATTCCAGGAATACGGCAAGATGGGTAAGTCGCTGAAAAACAGCGTCTCCCCCGATGAAATCTGCCGCGACTACGGTGCAGATACATTGCGTGTCTATGAAATGGCCATGGGCCCACTGGATACTTCCCGTCCCTGGGCCACGAAGGACGTGATTGGTGCGCACCGCTTCCTGCAGCGCCTCTGGCGCCTCGTGGTTTCCGAAAACAGTGGCGAACTGGTGCTCAGCGATGCAGAACTCACCCAAGAAGACCTCAAGCAGCTTCACCGCACCATCGCCGGTGTGCGCGAGGATTACACCGAATTGCGCATCAACACCGTGGTAGCGAAGTGCATTGAGTACGTGAACTACCTGACCAAGACCTACCCGAACGGCGCACCTCGCGAAGCCGTGGAGCCGCTGGTGATTATGATCGCCGCCGTGGCCCCGCACATTGCCGAGGAACTCTGGCACCGTCTTGGAAATAGCGGCAGCGTTGCTTTTGCACCCTTCCCCGATTTTGATGAGCAGTGGCTCAAAGACGATGAAGTTGAGATGCCCGTGCAGATCAACGGCAAGGTGCGCTCCCGCATCATGGTGCCCGCCGATGCTAGCCAAGAGCAGATCATCGAGATCGCCCTGGCTAACGAGGCCGTTGCCGCTCACACCGAGGGCAAGGAAGTATTCAAGACCATCGTGGTGCCTGGCCGCATGGTCAACCTCGTGGTGAAATAA
- a CDS encoding ABC transporter ATP-binding protein, which produces MNNVVSLIDATVVYPDGESTITALDHATLDLRAGQVLGVVGESGSGKSTMLSVAGALQVPTSGEVIICGEHAEKASVVERTEIRREHIGFVFQSPNLLGALTAREQLLITEHLRGVRGKALRAQRERAEELLQRVGLEGMGDRRPEQLSGGQRQRVNIARALMSKPQLLLADEPTSALDAKLSQEIVQLIRELTDEFQFATMMITHNRSQLDIADRIVEMRDGKMQEIPASKVGV; this is translated from the coding sequence ATGAACAACGTTGTTTCGCTTATCGACGCCACCGTGGTCTACCCCGACGGCGAATCCACCATCACAGCGCTCGACCACGCCACCCTGGACCTACGCGCCGGGCAGGTGCTGGGAGTTGTGGGTGAGTCCGGCTCCGGCAAGTCCACCATGCTGTCCGTGGCTGGTGCACTGCAGGTGCCGACCTCCGGCGAGGTGATCATCTGCGGTGAGCACGCAGAGAAGGCCAGCGTGGTCGAGCGCACCGAGATCCGCCGCGAGCACATTGGTTTTGTGTTCCAGTCCCCCAATCTTTTAGGCGCACTCACCGCGCGCGAACAGTTGCTCATTACCGAGCACCTGCGCGGGGTGCGTGGCAAGGCGCTGCGTGCCCAGCGCGAGCGCGCCGAGGAATTACTGCAGCGCGTTGGCCTGGAAGGCATGGGTGATCGCCGCCCCGAGCAGCTATCCGGTGGCCAACGCCAGCGCGTGAACATCGCCCGCGCCCTGATGAGCAAGCCTCAGCTTCTGCTTGCCGACGAGCCCACGTCCGCCCTTGACGCAAAGCTCTCACAGGAAATTGTGCAGCTCATTCGCGAGCTGACGGACGAATTCCAATTCGCCACCATGATGATCACCCACAACCGCAGCCAACTGGATATTGCCGACCGCATTGTGGAGATGCGCGACGGCAAGATGCAGGAGATTCCCGCCAGCAAGGTTGGGGTGTAG
- a CDS encoding ABC transporter permease translates to MFLSIREIRHAKGRFTLIGSVIALMTLLVVMLTGLTEGLGKQNIAALESLHPDKVVFAAPSDKEKPEASFSSSSISEDVLAQVKGESGVEEATPLGTTQTRMEGPTGAQPVAVLGMPEGTQLPEGRGTVGDGVVVSKTAAEETGVSVGSSITLGGQNVQVKAIAEDSFYSHSPVVWADTATWQDVSHAKPGTVGTAVLVTGSLDGDIPGTVSTNLRKAFDALPGYASEHGSLVSMQGFLYGISALVTVSFLTVWTLQRTREISVLAALGASKRYLFIDALTQAAIVLGIGALIGALLGAGLGALAQGAVPFELSAFTVLAPAVIIWLLGLVGSALAVRKVTKVDPQRALAAA, encoded by the coding sequence ATGTTCCTGTCCATTCGAGAAATCCGCCACGCCAAAGGGCGCTTTACGCTCATCGGCTCGGTGATCGCTCTGATGACGCTGCTGGTGGTGATGCTCACCGGCCTCACCGAGGGCTTAGGCAAGCAGAACATTGCCGCTTTGGAGTCGCTACACCCCGACAAGGTGGTGTTCGCGGCACCGAGTGATAAGGAAAAGCCCGAGGCCTCTTTTAGCTCATCGTCCATTTCTGAGGACGTGCTTGCCCAGGTGAAGGGCGAATCTGGTGTAGAAGAAGCCACACCGCTTGGCACTACACAGACTCGCATGGAAGGCCCCACCGGTGCGCAGCCGGTAGCGGTGCTGGGCATGCCCGAAGGAACGCAATTGCCCGAAGGCCGCGGCACCGTCGGTGATGGCGTAGTGGTTTCGAAGACCGCCGCCGAGGAAACCGGGGTGAGCGTTGGCAGCAGCATTACTCTTGGCGGGCAAAACGTGCAGGTGAAAGCGATTGCGGAGGACTCCTTCTACTCTCACAGCCCCGTCGTGTGGGCCGATACCGCCACCTGGCAGGACGTCAGCCATGCCAAGCCGGGCACCGTCGGCACCGCAGTGCTGGTCACCGGTAGCTTGGACGGCGATATTCCCGGCACCGTGAGCACCAACCTGCGCAAGGCCTTCGATGCGCTCCCCGGTTACGCCTCTGAGCATGGTTCTTTGGTGAGCATGCAAGGCTTCCTCTACGGCATTTCCGCGCTGGTCACCGTGTCGTTTTTGACCGTGTGGACGCTGCAGCGCACCCGCGAAATTTCCGTGCTAGCCGCCCTCGGTGCATCGAAGCGCTACCTCTTTATCGACGCGCTCACCCAAGCGGCGATCGTGCTGGGTATTGGTGCGCTTATCGGCGCGCTGCTTGGTGCAGGTCTTGGTGCCCTGGCCCAGGGTGCGGTGCCCTTCGAACTCTCCGCGTTTACGGTGCTCGCCCCCGCAGTAATCATTTGGCTTCTTGGTTTGGTGGGCTCCGCTTTGGCGGTGCGCAAGGTAACCAAGGTTGATCCCCAACGCGCACTCGCCGCGGCTTAA
- a CDS encoding histidine kinase, translating to MVNTPASAANLLTLLRVALHVMFATLLLFAMISAINNGNHAFHAVCVLGTTVLLGGLYLAGTVLENRGHQGRTSIQYARWVPVWLVAVVGIWALAVILSPAFIWLMFPLVFVVLHCFPGLKGIAAVGLLWAMAAFLPLIHQPTFTFGQWFGPLIGASFAVVIHHVYSVLSQVAAKNEAIALELLDAQAQLSHRQKEAGRMEERERLSREIHDTVAQGLSSIVLLSRAAEHSATGETAHQLRLIHDQAQEGLDEARRFVRDLASPKSDQPLDQALEDLAQRTMRTQAALQRSIDISVAVLGQQQALPEPILRTALRVAQEGIHNVIKHSDATKVVITQGIWEHELSLDIVDNGSNATGSVEGEGFGLEGMARRVELVGGSLLFEPNEHGSTLACRLPLTSKR from the coding sequence ATGGTGAATACCCCCGCCTCCGCCGCCAATCTGCTCACACTGCTGCGCGTTGCATTGCACGTAATGTTTGCCACGCTGCTCCTCTTTGCCATGATCAGCGCCATCAACAACGGCAATCATGCCTTCCATGCCGTCTGCGTTCTTGGCACCACCGTCTTGCTCGGAGGGCTCTACTTAGCGGGCACGGTTTTAGAAAACCGTGGGCATCAGGGGCGAACCAGCATCCAATATGCCCGCTGGGTTCCTGTGTGGCTCGTGGCGGTGGTGGGTATTTGGGCTTTGGCCGTGATCCTCAGCCCGGCATTTATTTGGTTGATGTTCCCCCTCGTGTTTGTGGTACTGCACTGTTTTCCTGGGCTCAAGGGGATCGCGGCGGTGGGTCTGCTGTGGGCGATGGCGGCGTTTTTGCCCTTGATCCATCAACCCACTTTCACCTTTGGGCAGTGGTTTGGCCCGCTGATCGGCGCGAGCTTCGCGGTGGTGATCCACCATGTGTATTCGGTTTTAAGCCAGGTAGCTGCAAAAAATGAGGCTATTGCTTTAGAGCTTCTCGACGCCCAAGCTCAGCTTTCCCACCGCCAAAAAGAGGCAGGACGCATGGAAGAGCGAGAGCGCCTCTCAAGAGAAATCCACGATACTGTCGCCCAAGGCCTAAGTTCTATCGTGTTGCTTTCGCGTGCTGCGGAGCATTCAGCGACGGGGGAGACGGCACATCAACTGCGCTTGATTCATGACCAAGCCCAGGAAGGTTTGGATGAGGCCAGGCGTTTCGTTCGCGATCTTGCTTCTCCGAAGAGTGATCAGCCCTTAGATCAGGCCCTTGAAGATCTAGCGCAGCGCACCATGCGCACCCAAGCAGCCCTGCAACGCAGCATCGACATTTCCGTTGCGGTGCTTGGCCAGCAGCAAGCCTTGCCGGAGCCGATACTCAGGACCGCGCTCAGGGTGGCGCAAGAGGGCATCCATAACGTGATCAAGCACAGCGACGCCACCAAAGTGGTAATCACTCAAGGCATCTGGGAGCACGAATTAAGCCTGGATATCGTCGATAATGGCAGCAATGCCACGGGCTCTGTTGAGGGGGAGGGCTTCGGGCTCGAAGGCATGGCTCGGCGTGTGGAACTTGTGGGCGGCAGCCTCCTTTTCGAGCCCAATGAACACGGCAGCACCCTGGCATGTCGCCTACCGCTGACCAGCAAACGTTAA
- a CDS encoding response regulator transcription factor, whose protein sequence is MIRVMLIDDHPVVRAGLRAILDSFEDVTVVAEASSGAGISAENTKNIDVVVSDIQMPEVDGISLTRTLVESGGPPVLILTTYDTQADIVAAVEAGAMGYLLKDAPEQALHDAVVATSKGQRTLAPEVSTALMQRVAQPQQALSSREIEILQELASGATNKALAAKLFISQATVKTHLVHIYSKLGVSNRTEAITKAREQRLI, encoded by the coding sequence ATGATCCGCGTCATGCTTATCGACGACCACCCGGTGGTTCGCGCCGGCCTGCGCGCTATCCTCGACAGCTTTGAAGACGTCACCGTCGTAGCCGAAGCCAGTAGCGGTGCAGGCATTAGCGCTGAGAACACCAAGAACATCGACGTGGTGGTCAGCGATATTCAGATGCCCGAGGTAGATGGCATTAGCCTGACGCGCACACTGGTGGAATCCGGTGGGCCTCCGGTGCTGATCCTGACTACCTACGACACCCAAGCAGATATTGTGGCCGCCGTGGAGGCCGGGGCCATGGGATATCTGCTCAAAGATGCCCCTGAGCAGGCCTTGCATGATGCGGTCGTGGCGACGTCGAAAGGCCAAAGGACCTTAGCTCCCGAGGTAAGCACCGCGTTGATGCAGCGAGTAGCGCAGCCGCAGCAGGCGCTTTCTTCGCGTGAAATTGAGATTTTGCAGGAACTTGCCAGCGGAGCCACCAATAAGGCCTTGGCGGCAAAGCTTTTTATTTCTCAGGCCACGGTGAAAACGCACCTGGTGCATATTTACTCCAAATTGGGTGTGAGCAACCGTACCGAGGCCATTACTAAGGCGCGGGAGCAACGCCTGATTTAG